Proteins encoded in a region of the Veillonella parvula genome:
- a CDS encoding PHP domain-containing protein produces MLVDFHMHSIFSDGVETPKDLLQHAIDCNVSMMALTDHDEIDGIQALRAAQKKLDPNESIKIVNGCEFSADYKDKSIHILGYCFDENNKDLIDFITFFKGKREERIDEIIRRCNNEGYYITKEELIKQFPDTKAYGRPHIGKLLIDGGYAKDINDVFKGILRKDSPCYVPKVKVEVPYIIDIIHKAGGLAVMAHPKLVTSDEYVLEMLNYDFDGMEVYHSKHNDDDVERYKEFAKKHKLFITGGSDYHGIVGKKPDRFGDYLVSGKDVSEFISLL; encoded by the coding sequence ATGCTTGTAGATTTTCATATGCATTCCATCTTTTCAGATGGTGTTGAAACACCTAAAGATCTATTGCAACATGCCATAGACTGTAATGTATCTATGATGGCTTTAACCGATCATGATGAAATAGACGGCATTCAAGCATTGCGTGCTGCTCAAAAGAAGTTAGATCCTAATGAATCTATTAAAATCGTAAATGGCTGTGAATTTAGTGCTGATTATAAAGATAAGTCAATTCATATTTTAGGATATTGTTTTGATGAAAATAATAAAGATTTAATCGATTTTATTACGTTTTTTAAAGGAAAACGTGAAGAACGTATCGATGAAATTATCCGTCGTTGTAATAATGAAGGATATTATATTACAAAAGAAGAGCTCATTAAACAATTTCCTGATACTAAAGCTTATGGTCGCCCACATATTGGTAAACTTTTAATTGATGGTGGTTATGCCAAGGATATTAATGATGTATTTAAAGGTATTCTTCGAAAAGATAGTCCTTGCTATGTTCCTAAGGTAAAAGTAGAGGTTCCTTATATTATTGATATTATACATAAAGCTGGAGGACTTGCTGTTATGGCTCATCCTAAATTGGTTACTAGTGATGAATATGTGTTGGAAATGTTAAATTATGATTTTGATGGTATGGAGGTATATCACTCAAAGCATAATGATGATGATGTGGAGCGATATAAAGAATTCGCTAAAAAGCATAAGCTATTTATTACTGGTGGTTCTGATTACCATGGTATTGTAGGCAAGAAACCTGATAGATTTGGTGATTACTTAGTATCTGGTAAGGATGTATCAGAATTTATTAGTTTGTTATAA
- a CDS encoding proline--tRNA ligase produces MLATKLYAPTLREVPSDADVVSQQLMLRAGFMRKTANGLYSFLPLGWRSIKKIEAIVREEMDRASAQEIMMPILQPAEIWKESGRWNAYGAEMMRINDRHDNEFCLGPTHEEMITTLVKNEINSYRQLPVNLYQIQSKFRDERRPRYGLMRSREFIMKDAYSFDVDEAGLDESYKSMYDAYTRIFTRCGLTFRPVEADSGAIGGSGTHEFMAIAEAGEADIVYCTKCDYAANIEIGKPGIMKQDEEVLHELSVVDTPNASSIEAVADMLNLPLHKTIKAVVFSIDGKVVLAIVRGDHEVNEVAVQHAVLGAVEPEMATPEELEKVGLIAGFISPIGLKQTEEFAIVVDESVMETYNVCGGANKKDAHYVNINPKRDFNVEDIIVAPIRLITKDDVCPKCGGALEHAKGIEVGQVFKLGTKYSEALQATFLDQNGRPNPMIMGCYGIGVSRTLAAAIEQYHDENGIIWPRSIAPFEAVIVPINAKDEALMSTSQTIYTALQNAGVDVLLDDRKDRAGVKFKDADLIGYPLRITVSKNTLENNEVEIQIRKSGEALPCAIDSVSDKVTELLQNL; encoded by the coding sequence ATGTTAGCCACTAAATTATATGCACCTACATTGCGTGAGGTTCCATCTGACGCTGATGTAGTAAGCCAACAGCTTATGCTTCGCGCTGGTTTTATGCGTAAAACTGCAAATGGTTTATATAGTTTTTTACCATTAGGTTGGAGAAGTATTAAAAAGATTGAAGCTATTGTACGTGAAGAAATGGATCGTGCTAGTGCTCAAGAAATTATGATGCCAATTTTACAGCCTGCAGAAATTTGGAAAGAGTCTGGCCGTTGGAACGCATATGGCGCAGAAATGATGCGTATCAATGATCGTCATGATAATGAGTTTTGTCTAGGACCAACACATGAAGAGATGATTACAACCCTCGTTAAAAATGAGATTAACTCATATCGTCAATTACCAGTCAACTTATATCAAATTCAAAGTAAATTCCGTGATGAGCGTCGTCCACGTTATGGCTTGATGCGTAGCCGTGAATTCATTATGAAAGATGCTTATTCTTTTGATGTAGATGAAGCGGGTTTAGATGAATCCTATAAATCTATGTACGATGCATATACACGTATTTTTACACGTTGTGGTCTTACATTCCGCCCAGTAGAGGCTGATAGTGGTGCAATCGGTGGTAGTGGTACGCATGAGTTCATGGCCATTGCCGAAGCTGGTGAAGCTGATATCGTATATTGTACTAAGTGTGATTATGCAGCTAACATTGAAATCGGCAAGCCTGGTATCATGAAGCAAGACGAAGAAGTTCTTCATGAGTTATCTGTTGTGGATACACCAAATGCAAGTTCTATTGAAGCTGTGGCAGACATGTTAAATTTACCATTACATAAAACTATCAAAGCGGTAGTATTTTCTATTGATGGTAAAGTGGTATTAGCCATTGTTCGTGGTGACCATGAAGTAAATGAAGTCGCTGTACAACATGCCGTTCTTGGTGCTGTAGAGCCTGAGATGGCCACCCCTGAAGAATTGGAAAAAGTAGGTTTAATAGCTGGTTTCATCAGTCCTATTGGTTTAAAACAAACAGAAGAATTTGCTATTGTTGTTGATGAATCTGTTATGGAAACTTACAATGTTTGTGGTGGTGCTAATAAAAAAGATGCTCACTACGTTAATATCAATCCAAAACGGGACTTTAATGTAGAAGATATTATTGTTGCTCCAATTCGTTTAATCACGAAGGACGATGTGTGTCCTAAATGTGGTGGTGCTTTAGAACATGCTAAAGGCATCGAAGTGGGTCAAGTATTTAAATTGGGTACAAAGTATTCTGAAGCATTACAAGCTACATTCTTAGATCAAAATGGTCGTCCTAATCCAATGATTATGGGTTGCTATGGTATCGGTGTATCTCGTACACTAGCTGCTGCTATTGAGCAATATCACGATGAAAATGGTATTATTTGGCCACGTTCTATCGCTCCATTTGAAGCAGTTATTGTTCCAATTAATGCAAAAGACGAAGCATTAATGTCTACTAGTCAAACTATTTATACTGCATTACAAAATGCTGGTGTAGATGTATTGTTAGATGATCGTAAAGATCGTGCAGGTGTTAAGTTCAAAGATGCTGATTTGATTGGTTATCCACTTCGCATTACAGTAAGTAAAAATACTCTTGAGAATAACGAAGTAGAAATTCAAATCCGTAAGTCTGGAGAAGCTCTTCCATGTGCTATTGATTCTGTATCTGATAAAGTAACAGAATTGCTTCAAAACTTATAA
- the ispG gene encoding flavodoxin-dependent (E)-4-hydroxy-3-methylbut-2-enyl-diphosphate synthase — MIVRKPTNGIYVGTVKIGDYAPVSIQSMITTDPVHTEKAIAEINHLAEAGCELVRVAVPTMASAKALKAVRAGISIPLIADIHFDYRLALEAIENNVDGLRINPGNIGGEDKVLAVIEKAKPKQIPIRIGVNAGSLPKHILDAHGGHPTADGMVETALEHVRILEKLDYRQMKLSIKATEVPLMVEAYRKLSDKIPYPLHLGVTEAGTIKQGTIKSAMGIGALLLDGIGDTLRVSLTGDPIHEIEVGRSILSSLGLRNFGATMISCPTCGRCQVNLFDMAGIVEERLASIKAPIKVAVMGCVVNGPGEAREADFGIAGGDGQGIIFRKGKVIKTVPEAELVDTLFREIDQYLENLDEESLC; from the coding sequence ATGATTGTACGTAAACCAACAAATGGTATCTATGTAGGTACAGTTAAAATCGGCGATTATGCACCGGTAAGTATTCAATCTATGATTACTACGGATCCAGTACATACAGAGAAGGCAATTGCAGAAATTAATCATTTAGCAGAGGCTGGTTGTGAACTGGTTCGTGTCGCCGTTCCTACAATGGCATCTGCAAAGGCTTTAAAGGCTGTTAGAGCGGGCATTTCAATTCCTTTGATCGCCGATATTCACTTTGATTATAGATTAGCTTTAGAAGCTATTGAAAATAATGTTGATGGATTGCGCATTAATCCAGGAAATATTGGTGGTGAAGATAAGGTTTTAGCCGTTATTGAAAAGGCAAAACCTAAACAAATCCCAATTCGCATTGGTGTTAATGCAGGCTCTTTACCAAAGCATATTCTCGATGCTCATGGAGGACATCCTACAGCGGATGGTATGGTTGAAACAGCTTTAGAACACGTAAGAATTTTAGAAAAACTCGATTATCGTCAAATGAAATTATCCATTAAAGCCACGGAAGTACCTCTAATGGTGGAAGCATATCGTAAGTTATCTGATAAGATTCCTTATCCGTTACATTTAGGGGTAACAGAAGCTGGTACTATTAAACAAGGCACTATTAAATCTGCTATGGGGATTGGTGCATTATTGCTCGATGGCATTGGTGATACATTACGGGTATCCTTAACTGGAGATCCAATTCACGAAATTGAAGTAGGTAGAAGTATTTTAAGTAGCTTAGGATTAAGAAATTTTGGGGCCACTATGATATCTTGTCCTACATGTGGTCGTTGCCAAGTAAATTTATTTGATATGGCTGGTATTGTAGAAGAACGTCTAGCATCCATAAAAGCGCCTATTAAGGTTGCCGTTATGGGGTGTGTTGTAAATGGTCCGGGGGAAGCGCGTGAGGCCGACTTTGGTATTGCTGGTGGTGATGGTCAAGGTATTATTTTCCGTAAAGGGAAAGTTATTAAGACTGTACCAGAAGCCGAATTAGTAGATACATTGTTTAGAGAAATTGACCAATATTTAGAAAATTTAGATGAGGAGTCTTTATGTTAG
- the rseP gene encoding RIP metalloprotease RseP, with amino-acid sequence MITALATIFVFGLIVFIHELGHFITAKMSGMQVDEFAIGFGPAIFKVQKGETLYSIRIIPLGGFNRIAGMTPDEPLNERSFYNKPAWKKFIVISAGAVFNFILAIVLFFGLNVTVGNLTYTNEPVIGNIIAGSSAEQAHLEANDRIITIDGKKISTWDDIRPSLQGTANHGVTVVVEREGKTIETTVIPKMEQDSPKIGIYPSFTRETYSIGESLSLAVSRTGQTIVAMVSGIYDMIRGTQAAELSGPVGISQMAGTIAQSGFAPLLSFAAFLSINLGVINLLPLPVLDGGHLIIILAEAITGRRLPAKALMYIQMVGVALMVALFLYVTTQDIFRLL; translated from the coding sequence ATGATTACGGCATTAGCCACAATATTTGTATTTGGTTTAATCGTGTTTATTCATGAATTAGGCCATTTTATTACAGCTAAGATGTCAGGTATGCAAGTTGATGAATTTGCTATAGGTTTTGGTCCAGCTATATTTAAAGTACAAAAAGGGGAAACTTTATATTCTATTCGTATAATTCCTCTTGGAGGATTTAATCGTATTGCTGGTATGACACCTGACGAGCCTCTTAATGAGCGCTCCTTTTATAATAAACCTGCGTGGAAAAAATTTATTGTTATTTCTGCAGGGGCTGTATTTAACTTTATATTAGCCATTGTACTTTTCTTTGGCCTAAATGTGACTGTAGGAAATCTTACATATACAAATGAACCTGTAATTGGTAACATTATTGCGGGTAGTTCTGCAGAGCAGGCTCATTTAGAAGCTAACGATAGAATTATTACGATTGATGGTAAAAAAATTAGTACTTGGGATGATATTCGTCCTAGTTTACAAGGCACAGCAAACCATGGTGTAACTGTTGTTGTAGAGCGTGAAGGAAAAACTATAGAGACTACGGTAATACCTAAAATGGAACAAGATAGTCCTAAGATTGGCATCTACCCTAGCTTTACTCGTGAAACTTATAGTATTGGTGAATCTTTGAGCCTTGCTGTTAGTCGGACGGGGCAAACTATTGTTGCTATGGTCAGTGGGATTTATGATATGATTCGTGGCACACAAGCAGCCGAATTATCTGGTCCAGTAGGAATTTCCCAAATGGCAGGTACTATTGCACAATCAGGATTTGCACCACTATTAAGTTTTGCTGCATTCCTTAGTATTAACTTAGGGGTTATTAATCTTTTACCATTACCTGTTTTAGATGGTGGTCACTTGATTATTATCTTGGCGGAAGCTATAACAGGCCGTAGATTACCTGCTAAAGCTCTTATGTATATACAAATGGTTGGGGTTGCCTTAATGGTAGCATTATTCTTATATGTAACAACGCAGGATATTTTCCGTTTACTATAA
- a CDS encoding 1-deoxy-D-xylulose-5-phosphate reductoisomerase: MKYLSIIGSTGSIGTQTLDVVSQHPDQFKVVALVAHHNIDLLEHQIKEYKPLVAGLVDEGAFKELQARYTGPTKLIGGKEALIAAATIQEATMIVTAIVGAAGIEPTVEAIKQGKTIGLANKETLVAGGPLITALAKEHGVQILPIDSEHSAIFQCLEGQKRDNVDSLIVTASGGPLRTWDSSKIQTATAADCLRHPTWNMGNKITIDSASLFNKGLEVIEAHWLFGFDFDHIDVVVHPQSIVHSMIRMKDGAILAQMGNPDMREPIQYALTYPKREVLSMNHLDFSQALQLEFLPPRYDDFPALRLAYEVGRASGFKPAVFNAANETAVYAFLEDKIAFGDIYKVVTFVLESMGPEDDFTLDNLLSIDRWAREKATSLML; the protein is encoded by the coding sequence ATGAAATACCTAAGTATTATCGGCAGTACTGGCTCAATCGGTACACAGACGCTTGATGTGGTGTCTCAACATCCAGATCAATTCAAGGTGGTTGCCTTAGTGGCACATCATAATATTGACCTCTTAGAACATCAGATTAAAGAATATAAACCTTTGGTGGCTGGTCTTGTAGATGAAGGTGCTTTTAAAGAATTACAAGCACGCTATACAGGTCCTACAAAATTGATAGGTGGTAAGGAAGCCCTCATTGCAGCAGCTACAATTCAAGAAGCAACAATGATTGTTACTGCTATTGTAGGTGCTGCGGGAATTGAGCCTACAGTGGAAGCTATAAAACAAGGGAAGACTATAGGTCTTGCTAATAAAGAAACTCTTGTTGCTGGAGGTCCATTAATTACGGCTTTAGCTAAAGAACATGGCGTACAAATCCTACCTATCGATAGTGAACATAGTGCTATATTTCAGTGCTTAGAAGGACAGAAACGTGACAATGTTGATTCTTTAATTGTCACTGCTTCTGGTGGACCTTTACGCACATGGGATTCTAGTAAAATTCAAACTGCAACTGCTGCAGATTGTTTGCGACATCCTACCTGGAATATGGGTAATAAAATAACTATAGACTCTGCCTCTTTATTCAATAAAGGCTTAGAGGTAATAGAAGCTCATTGGTTATTTGGTTTTGATTTTGATCATATTGATGTAGTAGTACATCCTCAAAGTATTGTTCATTCTATGATACGTATGAAGGATGGTGCGATATTAGCGCAAATGGGTAATCCAGATATGCGCGAGCCCATTCAATATGCTTTGACGTATCCCAAACGTGAAGTTTTAAGTATGAATCATCTTGATTTTAGTCAAGCACTACAATTGGAGTTTTTACCTCCACGGTATGACGATTTTCCTGCACTTCGACTTGCGTATGAGGTGGGACGTGCTAGTGGATTTAAACCTGCTGTATTTAATGCAGCTAATGAAACGGCAGTATATGCCTTTTTAGAAGATAAAATCGCCTTTGGTGATATTTATAAAGTCGTTACTTTTGTTCTTGAATCTATGGGACCAGAAGATGATTTTACATTAGATAATTTATTATCCATCGATAGATGGGCCCGTGAAAAGGCAACATCGTTGATGTTATAG
- a CDS encoding phosphatidate cytidylyltransferase — MLKTRVITAVIGFIIALGAITFGGLVYDVLITLLALLGWREFVLLGKAKRVRISIIWGYISILLLMIALACHQYIIAIAILVLSLFANYMLCTFGETKYSMSSVSFSVFGLLYIGMGMTSLLLIRHDSIYMDLSMPFELYNWGTITLWLLLFTTWASDTFAYFSGRAFGKRKIVPSISPNKTLEGFIGGFIGCILTGAVFSYIVGIPWWMGIHVGMISGILAPLGDLFESKIKRLCNVKDSGTLLPGHGGVLDRFDSLLFAAPITLVYILLFSY; from the coding sequence ATGTTAAAAACACGTGTTATTACCGCTGTTATTGGTTTTATTATTGCCTTAGGGGCCATTACATTTGGTGGATTAGTATATGATGTGCTAATTACACTTTTAGCTTTATTAGGGTGGCGTGAGTTTGTATTACTTGGTAAAGCTAAACGTGTTCGGATATCCATTATATGGGGATATATTAGCATTTTATTGCTAATGATTGCTCTTGCATGTCATCAGTATATTATAGCTATAGCTATTTTAGTATTAAGTTTATTTGCCAATTATATGTTGTGTACATTTGGTGAAACTAAGTACTCGATGTCTAGTGTATCCTTTAGTGTATTTGGTTTATTATATATTGGTATGGGTATGACTTCATTACTCTTGATTCGTCATGACTCAATTTACATGGATTTATCAATGCCTTTTGAACTATATAACTGGGGCACTATTACACTTTGGTTATTATTGTTTACTACTTGGGCTAGCGATACCTTTGCATACTTTTCAGGTCGAGCTTTTGGTAAACGTAAAATAGTACCATCCATTAGTCCTAATAAAACACTAGAAGGTTTTATTGGTGGATTTATCGGCTGTATCCTTACAGGTGCAGTATTTTCGTATATCGTTGGCATTCCTTGGTGGATGGGAATCCATGTAGGTATGATTAGCGGTATATTAGCACCATTAGGTGATTTGTTTGAATCAAAGATTAAACGACTATGTAATGTAAAAGATTCTGGTACATTATTACCAGGTCATGGCGGTGTATTGGATCGCTTTGATAGTTTATTATTTGCGGCTCCCATTACATTAGTATATATATTGCTATTTTCGTACTAA
- a CDS encoding isoprenyl transferase gives MLKKLFNRKRSDTPVIDRNIIPQHVAIIMDGNGRWAKRRGMPRSMGHRAGADVLKEIVMAADEIGIRALTVYGFSTENWKRPEQEVSLLMSLIKEYLNNNVKYMHEHNVRIRFIGFIGGLSENLQKIIQDAELLTQNNTGLTLQLAINYGGRDEIVRTIRDIVKSVADGVITMDKITEEYVSSQLFTKEFSDVDLLIRPSSDFRISNFLLWQLAYAEFWFTDLHWPDFTKETLLEAVAAYQKRERRFGGLCDEE, from the coding sequence ATGCTAAAGAAATTATTTAACCGTAAACGTTCTGATACGCCTGTCATTGATCGTAATATAATTCCACAACATGTTGCTATTATTATGGATGGTAATGGACGATGGGCTAAACGCAGAGGCATGCCGCGCTCCATGGGGCATCGTGCTGGTGCAGATGTATTAAAAGAAATTGTTATGGCCGCAGATGAGATCGGAATTAGAGCTCTTACGGTATATGGTTTCTCCACGGAGAACTGGAAACGTCCTGAACAGGAAGTTTCTTTACTTATGTCTCTCATAAAAGAATACTTAAATAATAATGTTAAGTATATGCATGAACATAATGTACGCATTCGATTTATTGGTTTTATTGGAGGGCTTTCAGAAAACCTACAAAAAATCATTCAAGATGCAGAATTATTAACTCAGAATAATACAGGCCTCACATTACAGTTAGCGATTAACTATGGTGGGCGTGATGAAATAGTTAGAACTATCCGCGACATTGTAAAATCCGTTGCGGATGGGGTTATTACAATGGACAAAATTACTGAAGAATATGTAAGTTCTCAATTATTCACTAAAGAGTTTAGTGATGTAGATTTATTAATTCGTCCTAGTAGTGATTTTAGAATTAGTAATTTTTTGTTATGGCAACTAGCGTATGCTGAATTTTGGTTTACCGATTTGCATTGGCCAGATTTTACTAAGGAAACTTTACTTGAAGCTGTGGCGGCATATCAGAAACGAGAACGCCGATTTGGTGGCTTATGTGATGAGGAATAA
- the frr gene encoding ribosome recycling factor gives MEIKELLQQAEDRMNKSIEALKHEFASIRTGRASVALLDKVMVDYYGSPSPINQVANISVPEPRMIVIAPWDKTMIGAIEKAILQSDLGLNPGNDGAQIRLSIPQLTEERRKEIVKVVHKKAEDAKVAVRNIRRDVNEALKKEEKAKTITEDDAKDGLDQIQKLTDAKVKQIDELKVVKEKDVLEV, from the coding sequence ATGGAAATTAAAGAATTGTTACAACAAGCAGAAGACCGCATGAATAAGTCTATTGAGGCTTTAAAACATGAATTCGCATCTATTCGTACAGGCCGTGCTAGTGTAGCACTACTTGATAAAGTAATGGTTGATTACTATGGAAGTCCATCACCCATTAATCAAGTTGCGAATATCTCCGTGCCTGAACCTCGCATGATTGTGATTGCACCTTGGGATAAAACAATGATTGGTGCTATTGAAAAAGCAATTTTACAATCTGATTTAGGTTTGAACCCTGGTAATGATGGTGCACAAATTCGTTTAAGTATTCCTCAATTAACTGAGGAACGTCGTAAAGAAATCGTTAAAGTAGTTCATAAAAAGGCTGAAGATGCAAAAGTTGCAGTGCGCAACATTCGTCGCGATGTAAATGAAGCATTAAAAAAAGAAGAGAAAGCTAAAACGATTACTGAAGATGATGCTAAAGACGGTTTAGATCAAATCCAAAAGCTTACCGATGCTAAAGTTAAGCAAATCGATGAGTTAAAAGTAGTAAAAGAAAAGGACGTATTAGAAGTATAA
- the pyrH gene encoding UMP kinase — translation MAKRKFRRIVLKLSGEALAGEQGFGINPDVVEEFAKEIAALAKSTDLEIAIVVGGGNLWRGLAGSNQGMDRATADYMGMLATVMNSLALQDALEQAGVDTRVQTAIEMQEIAEPYIRRRAIRHLEKKRIVIFGAGLGKPYFSTDTTAALRAAEIEADAILMAKKFADGVYDSDPKTNPNAVKFDELTYNEIITKELKVMDATSTTLCKDNNIPIIVFSMDIPGNITKAAKGEEIGTIVRGE, via the coding sequence ATGGCAAAAAGAAAGTTTCGACGTATTGTTTTAAAGTTGAGTGGTGAAGCATTAGCAGGTGAACAAGGTTTTGGTATTAATCCTGATGTTGTTGAAGAATTTGCAAAAGAAATTGCTGCTTTAGCAAAATCCACTGATTTAGAAATCGCGATTGTTGTTGGTGGCGGTAACCTATGGAGAGGTTTAGCTGGTAGCAATCAAGGTATGGATCGTGCTACTGCTGACTATATGGGGATGCTAGCAACAGTGATGAACTCCTTAGCATTGCAAGATGCATTAGAGCAAGCTGGTGTAGATACACGTGTTCAAACAGCTATTGAAATGCAAGAAATTGCAGAACCTTATATTCGTCGTCGCGCTATTCGTCATTTAGAAAAAAAACGTATCGTTATCTTCGGTGCTGGCCTTGGTAAACCTTACTTCTCTACAGATACAACAGCTGCATTACGGGCCGCTGAAATTGAAGCCGATGCTATTTTAATGGCAAAGAAATTTGCAGATGGCGTATATGATTCTGACCCTAAGACAAATCCTAATGCTGTTAAATTTGATGAATTAACATATAACGAGATTATCACAAAAGAATTAAAAGTAATGGATGCTACATCTACAACTTTATGTAAAGATAACAATATTCCTATTATTGTATTTAGCATGGATATTCCTGGTAATATTACAAAAGCTGCTAAAGGTGAAGAAATAGGGACCATTGTTCGAGGAGAATAA
- the tsf gene encoding translation elongation factor Ts, producing the protein MAITAALVKELRDMTGAGMMDAKKALVETDGNIDKAVDLLREKGLAAAAKKAGRIAAEGVVQSYIHAGGRIGVLVEVNCETDFVAKTDDFQNLARDIAMQIAAVNPTYLNREEVPTEVIEHEKQVLLEQAKVEAEEDVKAGRKPKPEAVLEKMVAGRIEKFYKENCLLEQVFIKDGDKTVTDIINESIAKIGENINVRRFVRYGLGEGIEKRQDDFVAEVMASVGK; encoded by the coding sequence ATGGCAATTACTGCTGCTTTGGTAAAAGAATTGCGCGACATGACTGGCGCAGGTATGATGGACGCTAAAAAAGCATTGGTTGAAACTGACGGTAATATCGATAAAGCGGTTGACCTTCTTCGTGAAAAAGGTTTGGCTGCGGCAGCTAAAAAAGCTGGTCGTATTGCAGCTGAAGGTGTAGTACAATCCTACATTCATGCTGGTGGTCGTATCGGTGTTTTAGTGGAAGTTAACTGTGAAACTGACTTCGTTGCAAAAACTGATGATTTCCAAAATTTAGCACGCGACATCGCAATGCAAATTGCAGCTGTAAATCCTACATACTTGAACCGTGAAGAAGTTCCTACTGAAGTAATTGAACACGAAAAACAAGTATTATTGGAACAAGCTAAAGTAGAAGCTGAAGAAGACGTTAAAGCTGGTCGTAAACCAAAACCTGAAGCTGTTTTAGAAAAAATGGTTGCAGGTCGTATTGAAAAATTCTATAAAGAAAATTGCCTATTAGAACAAGTATTCATTAAAGATGGCGATAAAACTGTTACAGACATCATTAATGAAAGTATTGCAAAAATCGGTGAAAACATCAACGTACGTCGTTTTGTTCGCTATGGTTTAGGTGAAGGCATTGAAAAACGCCAAGATGACTTCGTAGCAGAAGTAATGGCATCTGTTGGTAAATAA
- the rpsB gene encoding 30S ribosomal protein S2, whose product MAVVSMKQLLEAGVHFGHQTRRWNPKMAKFIFTERNGIYIIDLSKTVKKVEEAYNFLREVASQGEVILFVGTKKQAQEAIKEEAIRANMFFVNERWLGGMLTNFKTIETRIKRLKQLEAMAEDGTFEVLPKKEVIGLRHEMDKLEKYLGGIKDMPKMPGALFVVDPKKEKIAIAEAKKLGIPVVATVDTNCDPDEVDFPIPANDDAIRAVKLLAGKMADAVLEGRQGESFEEALDNMVADSAEMVRDGKA is encoded by the coding sequence ATGGCAGTAGTATCAATGAAACAATTATTAGAGGCTGGTGTACACTTTGGTCATCAGACTAGAAGATGGAACCCTAAAATGGCGAAATTCATCTTCACTGAACGCAATGGTATTTATATCATTGATTTGTCTAAAACAGTTAAAAAAGTAGAAGAAGCTTACAATTTCTTGCGTGAAGTTGCTTCCCAAGGCGAAGTAATCTTGTTCGTAGGTACTAAAAAACAAGCTCAAGAAGCTATTAAAGAAGAAGCTATCCGTGCTAACATGTTCTTCGTTAACGAACGTTGGTTGGGCGGTATGTTGACTAATTTCAAAACAATTGAAACTCGTATTAAACGTTTAAAACAATTGGAAGCTATGGCAGAAGACGGTACTTTCGAAGTATTGCCTAAAAAAGAAGTTATCGGTCTTCGTCATGAAATGGATAAATTGGAAAAATACCTTGGCGGTATTAAAGATATGCCTAAAATGCCAGGTGCTCTTTTCGTAGTAGATCCTAAAAAAGAAAAAATCGCTATTGCAGAAGCTAAAAAATTGGGTATTCCTGTAGTTGCAACAGTTGACACTAACTGCGACCCAGACGAAGTTGATTTCCCAATCCCAGCAAATGATGACGCTATTCGCGCTGTTAAATTGTTGGCTGGTAAAATGGCTGACGCTGTTCTTGAAGGTCGTCAAGGCGAATCCTTTGAAGAAGCATTAGATAACATGGTAGCTGATTCCGCAGAAATGGTTCGAGACGGTAAAGCTTAA